Below is a window of Geomonas oryzisoli DNA.
GCCGACGCGAGTTTGTGGATGGTGCCCACTAGCACGGTCTCACCGGTCGCTTGATATGCCGGGGATATGATGGCGACATTTGGCCGCAGGATACCAAGAGGAGGGATAACCTTCTCCCCGTGTATGTACGCGACACGCCCCGGGTCGCTGTCGGCAATGGAGCGAACGAGACTGAACACCTGTTCATTTGTAGGGGCACCAACAGCAACCCGCAACCCGAGCGCTCTACACTTTTTGACCGTGTCGGTGACAAAGTAGCTCTTTCCTGCACCTGCAACGGCGGAGACGATGACCGCACCATTCCCTGTGATCTTGAAAAAATCGTTCTGAGCGGCCCCTGCGACCTTACCCGCCGCCTCGATGACATCTTGATTGAACATGATCATGCCGCTTGTCCAGTTACGTCGTTGTAGTCAAGATCAGTGGTAGCTGCCGGTTCAGCAACTTTGTGCGTCCAAGGAACCTGCTTCGGCAGGTAGAGCTCATACCCGGGACGAGTGTTGAACAGTGAGAAGCAGGCGCGAGCACCGACTTGGGGTAGCCCTTCTTTTTGGGACCGATTGGTCTGTAGGACGAGGGTGACATCGGATCCACTACCTGACGCGGATACAGCGATTATGCGCCATTGTTTTGCGCTCGGTGCCCGCGTCCACCAGACCTCCGTGCCCACCTGCATCAGGCAAGGAACATCGGTGTGAACAGTGACGCCCGGGCGAAGGCATTTCTTGCCATTGATGAGCTCGCGGCGAGACGGGTTGCTATTGATCACAAGGCCCGCCAGCGCCTTGCCGCTAAGCAGATGAGGGGCCATGCGCAAGGGGTCATCGACGGCTTCTTCAGCCAGGACAAGGGCCTCTGTGCGTTCCAGCTCGTTGAGCCGGACTGCGGCGTTCCGGGCTGTCATGCGGGCCTTGCGACGTCCCTCCGCTGGCCCCATCATCCACGACAGGTGTACGGCGTACTCGAATCGATCCACATCGGCGCGCCGTGGGACGGATGCAGCTTCCTGCCTGCCCCGTTCCCTATCGATCACCTTCCAGATCAGGTCCCAGGTCTCCTCAGTCATATCCTGGTAAACAGCTCGCAACGGTGCGGAAAGCTTCTGAATGGTCTGCGAGTTCTTACTCCCTGCACGAGCCTTGTTGAACGCCTGCATCAACTTGAAAACCTGCTCGCCGTCTTTTGGCATAGGGAGAGGGCCAACTGCGTGGTCTTCTGCGACTTCCGCAGCATTGAAGCCGTGAGTGTCCGGAGCTGGCTCTATCCAGGCATCTAGCGCAGCCAGCGAATGCGACTCGAAGGTGCTCATGGCTGTGGCGTAGTGCGACACAAGCAGATCGGCTGCGGATAAGATCAGCTGCTGCCCCGGCAGATGCGCGTGGTTAGCCAGCCACATCAGGTGGCGGCCCAAGCGCAGGAGCAGCGGATCCGCCGGGTACGGGCCTTCTGTCGGAAGATATGCGAGACGGCGGCCAAGCCGCCCAAGGAGCCTGATCGTTTCGGAGTTGGCAACAATGATCTGAGGCATGGCTACGGGTACCGAAAGCTGCTCGCCGAAATGTGAAACATACTCGCATGGGCCGTTCGCGTAGCTCTCGAGGGCGGGGCAGAACTCCTTGGCAAAGTCCAGGAGCGCGGCGAACAACAGGTCGCGGTCAAGAGGATACCCAGGAACATACAGGTGGAACCCGGTTGACTGCCTGCCAATCGCTATAGCACCCGGGCTGTAAGGCTCGGCTCCGAGCTGCCAGGCAACGATACAAAGCGGATCTTTGGCGATAGCTCGATGCCTGTACAGGGCCGTGGGCTGGGCCTTCCCTTCTTCGTGCGCGCGCGCAGCCAATAAAGCCTGAAAACTACTCATAGCACCCCCTCGGCGAGCACGCGCCCGAGAACCTCATTTGCGCGCACCAGCGCGGCCGCCGCATGCACTTCCTGAGGAGAGGCCGGGGCACCGTCCGCCAGCTCGGCGGCGCGATGCAGTGACCCTATACCCGGAAAGTAGCGCACAACTGCGCTGCCGCAGAGAGCGACGTGCCCCGAGCCGTGCGCCCGTGCACGGCACAGCTTGGCCATTCCGCAGTCTCGAAGACAATCGGGCCGATAACAGGTGCCAATTTTGTCCATCATCTGCTCGAGCATATCGAGCCGCAGCTGAGGCTTCATGGTCTCGGCAGGAAACTGGAATCCGCACGAGAGTTCGAGGATATCCTCTTCCTTGGGAGCGGACTCGAGAAGGCGCTCCGCCCGCCGTACCCTGGCGGCTAGATCCTTTATCAATAGCGTCGGGCGCAGGCCAATACCCTGCGGCAAAATGATGAACCCGTTGTTGGAAACGGTGTCGGGCGGTAGGCCAAGCTCGCAAAGTGCACGCCGGCAAAGTAGGACATACCACGCTGCCTGGTCACAAGCGGCACCGAACTTGTCGGGGTCGCACTGGTTGTCAGTGATCGGAAATGACTTGATTTCAGCCGCGTGGATCTTGCCGCCCGAGGCAGCTGCCAGGCCGTCCGCCTCGAAATAGGCCTTCTTGCCTGCAATCGTGCAGGTCAGTACCGCTCCATCAATTATGTTCGGCGCATCCGGAGCATAGTTTGCGATCTTTCGCAACAGCTGTCGGGTTTCCACAGCACGCTGCTTCAACCCCTCTTTGTTGGGCGCTGTCCCTTGATGCAGGTCACGGATCCCAGCGTCTTCCAGGGGAAAACCTGCCTTCTCGCGCAGCAGCTGTATCAATCCGGCATAGCCGTTGTCCTTGACGCGGAACTCGAACATCTCTCCACGTTGGAAAGCTTGTGGGTCCTGCCCGAAATCGACTGAGTAGTAGGTGTCCTTACACATGTGGTCGAGATCGGTCCGAGCAGCCAGAGCCAATCTAGCAAATGTGCAGTCGCTATGCGACATGGCCGTAGCGAGCACGCGGACCGTAGGGGTCTTCTCAGAAGCGTCACCTCTCACCTTTGCGATTTGATCATCCACCGTCATTGATTACTCCCTCAGCCTATCTTGCCTTATTCGCAATCACGTGCGGTATCGTGCCGCCCCACAGCTGGTCATCCTCGTTGAGGCTGCGTACCGCTCGCTCAGCCTCCTTCTGGCGCCCCTTCTGATCTTCACCCTCTATCAAATTAAGCTCGGCAAGAACTGCCTTACGGATTCTAACAGTGTCCAGTTCCTCGCTGGAGTTCCATGCGTTCTCCAAAGCGTCAGGTACCGTGCGAGCCAACTCGCCTAGCAGCCTGCACATGCGGGCGGACATCTCAGGGTCAGCAACCTTTGCCTCGCATTGGTCAACTAAGCGAAGGCAAACCTTAAGGTGATCCACCCTTGGGCTCAGCGGCCCGACAATTCGCTGCCAAAGGGGCCAATGGGAGAGGACGAACTTGCCGCGGCCGGCAATGAACCAAGGCCCTTCCAGGGCAGGAAGGACGTAGGTATCACGTCTCGAACCAGACTCCCAAGAGCGACGCTCGTCCCGCCGGATAGATGCCATAGAGCGCTGATCCAAAGCGTCCCCGCTCCGAGCTTCACTGTACGCTGCGATCAACTTGGGAGAGCACGGCACGTTAAGCTCGGTAAGAGTACTGACAACGCGGTCACGAGCGCTCAGGCTCTTGCTGGCAGATGGCCGGGCTGCCCGCTGCTGCCCTATTCTTCGAGCCCTCTGCCATGCGGCTTCCGCCTCCAGCTGGAGACGTGCGACAGCGTCCATGTCCCCACGGCTCGATGCCTCAGCAGTTTCGGTGGCCAGGCGCGCAACTTCTTGCATTATTGCTATTAGCTTATCGTTCATGGAGGTCATCTTACCAGATATTTTCCAGACTGCAAGAATTTTTCCAGACTTTTTGTGCTCAAGACTTCCAGCCTCCAGACCGCACCGACAGGCAGGATGCCTGCCCTACATATTGCCATATCCTCCACCTTTCCCTCCCTTGCAGTACGCCATTGTCGTGCCTGCCCAAGAAATTTACTTACCGCTTGGAGTCTAACGGGATTGAGTTAGAATTCACCAATGTCTTATTGCCTGACCCGCCTTATACTGATGCACCAGGAGAAGACCAGGCGCTGGCAGCTGGTCTTCGGGGAGCCCGAGGCTATCCGCGAGGTGGGCGGGCCGTTCGCCGAGCGGCATGTCTTCTTTCAGCCCGGGCAGCTCTTCGGGGTAGAATTCTGGGAGGCGAACGAGTACGGCACGGTGAGCTGGCACGTGATGGTGCTGAGAGCCGTGGCACCTGGCGAGCGTGCGCACGTGCTGAAACAGGTTGCACCCGGGGCGGAGATCCTGCTCGACGCCGGGGGGAGGAAGAAGGTACGTGAGGCGCTTAAGTGGCTACGTGAACTTTCGCGGAATAGCCTGTCTCTTGTCGCACTCGATCCCGACTATTACCGCGCGTCGCACTATAAGCTGAAAGCGCGGCTGAAACCTCGCGACCCCGCCGCGCCCACGGGAAAAGTGCGCGACCTCTTGCGACGCTGAGAGAGTTGTTCACGTGTGCATTTCAGCGCGGCGC
It encodes the following:
- a CDS encoding DUF2840 domain-containing protein; the encoded protein is MSYCLTRLILMHQEKTRRWQLVFGEPEAIREVGGPFAERHVFFQPGQLFGVEFWEANEYGTVSWHVMVLRAVAPGERAHVLKQVAPGAEILLDAGGRKKVREALKWLRELSRNSLSLVALDPDYYRASHYKLKARLKPRDPAAPTGKVRDLLRR